The following coding sequences lie in one Osmerus mordax isolate fOsmMor3 chromosome 13, fOsmMor3.pri, whole genome shotgun sequence genomic window:
- the LOC136955418 gene encoding monoacylglycerol lipase ABHD2 isoform X2, whose product MSAHESDVYTLAPEMPAMFDGVKLAAVATVLYVIVRCLNLKSPTAPPDVTYQDTALNRFLLKSCPLLTKEYIPPLLWGKSGHLQTALYGKMGRVNSPHPCGQRKYLPMQDGATSTFDLFESLGDHPTGDDITMVICPGIGNHSEKHYIRTFVGHSQKQGYRCAVLNHLGALPNIELTSPRMFTYGCTWEFAAMVGYIKKAYAQTQLIVVGFSLGGNIVCKFLGESQANQERVLCCVSMCQGYSALRAQETFLQWDQCRRFYNFLMADNMKKIILSHRGSLFGSSTKMEDGDLSRLFTATSLMQIDDNIMRKFHGHSSLKEYYEKESCVHFIHNVNVPLLLVNSADDPLVHESLLTIPRTLAEKKENVMFSLTLHGGHLGFFEGAVLFPQPLTWMDKVIVSYANAICQWEKQKPPCQSGLLNESPCPEKKD is encoded by the exons ATGAGCGCCCACGAGTCGGATGTGTACACCCTCGCCCCAGAGATGCCTGCCATGTTTGATGGCGTGAAGCTGGCAGCTGTTGCCACGGTGCTCTACGTCATTGTCCGCTGCCTGAATCTAAAGAGTCCCACCGCGCCCCCTGACGTCACCTATCAGGATACAGCCCTCAACCGCTTCCTCCTCAAGTCCTGCCCCCTGCTGACCAAAGA atacATTCCTCCCTTGCTGTGGGGTAAGAGTGGCCACCTCCAGACAGCCCTGTATGGGAAGATGGGCCGTGTAAattccccccacccctgtggACAGAGGAAGTACCTACCCATGCAAGACGGGGCCACCTCGACCTTTGACCTGTTTGAGTCTCTGGGGGACCATCCGACAGGAG ACGACATCACCATGGTGATATGCCCGGGCATCGGTAACCATAGCGAGAAGCACTACATCCGTACCTTCGTAGGCCACTCTCAGAAGCAAGGCTACAGGTGTGCCGTGCTCAACCACCTGGGAGCCCTGCCCAACATCGAGCTGACCTCCCCTCGCATGTTCACCTACG GGTGCACGTGGGAGTTTGCCGCCATGGTGGGCTACATCAAGAAGGCGTACGCCCAGACCCAGCTGATTGTGGTGGGCTTCAGCCTGGGGGGCAACATCGTGTGCAAGTTCCTAGGGGAGAGCCAGGCCAACCAGGAGAGGGTCCTGTGCTGCGTCAGCATGTGCCAGGGATACAGCGCTCtcag GGCCCAGGAGACGTTCCTGCAGTGGGACCAGTGCAGGAGATTCTATAACTTCCTCATGGCCGACAACATGAAGAAGATTATCCTCTCACACAG gggGAGCTTGTTCGGAAGCTCGACCAAAATGGAGGACGGCGATCTGAGCAGATTGTTCACGGCAACGTCCCTCATGCAGATCGATGACAACATCATGAG GAAGTTCCACGGACACAGCTCCCTGAAAGAGTACTACGAGAAGGAGAGCTGTGTGCATTTTATTCACAAT GTTAACGTGCCACTGTTGCTGGTGAATTCTGCAGACGACCCCCTGGTGCATGAGTCACTGCTTACCATTCCTCGCACACTAGCAG AGAAAAAGGAGAACGTGATGTTTTCCCTGACACTACACGGGGGCCACCTGGGCTTCTTTGAGGGGGCGGTCCTCTTCCCCCAGCCGCTCACCTGGATGGACAAGGTCATCGTGAGTTACGCCAATGCCATCTGCCAGTGGGAGAAACAGAAACCGCCGTGCCAAAGCGGGCTCCTAAATGAGAGCCCCTGCCCAGAGAAGAAAGACTAA
- the LOC136955418 gene encoding monoacylglycerol lipase ABHD2 isoform X1, which yields MSAHESDVYTLAPEMPAMFDGVKLAAVATVLYVIVRCLNLKSPTAPPDVTYQDTALNRFLLKSCPLLTKEYIPPLLWGKSGHLQTALYGKMGRVNSPHPCGQRKYLPMQDGATSTFDLFESLGDHPTGDDITMVICPGIGNHSEKHYIRTFVGHSQKQGYRCAVLNHLGALPNIELTSPRMFTYGCTWEFAAMVGYIKKAYAQTQLIVVGFSLGGNIVCKFLGESQANQERVLCCVSMCQGYSALRAQETFLQWDQCRRFYNFLMADNMKKIILSHRGSLFGSSTKMEDGDLSRLFTATSLMQIDDNIMRHRPGVIRCPSCFYRKFHGHSSLKEYYEKESCVHFIHNVNVPLLLVNSADDPLVHESLLTIPRTLAEKKENVMFSLTLHGGHLGFFEGAVLFPQPLTWMDKVIVSYANAICQWEKQKPPCQSGLLNESPCPEKKD from the exons ATGAGCGCCCACGAGTCGGATGTGTACACCCTCGCCCCAGAGATGCCTGCCATGTTTGATGGCGTGAAGCTGGCAGCTGTTGCCACGGTGCTCTACGTCATTGTCCGCTGCCTGAATCTAAAGAGTCCCACCGCGCCCCCTGACGTCACCTATCAGGATACAGCCCTCAACCGCTTCCTCCTCAAGTCCTGCCCCCTGCTGACCAAAGA atacATTCCTCCCTTGCTGTGGGGTAAGAGTGGCCACCTCCAGACAGCCCTGTATGGGAAGATGGGCCGTGTAAattccccccacccctgtggACAGAGGAAGTACCTACCCATGCAAGACGGGGCCACCTCGACCTTTGACCTGTTTGAGTCTCTGGGGGACCATCCGACAGGAG ACGACATCACCATGGTGATATGCCCGGGCATCGGTAACCATAGCGAGAAGCACTACATCCGTACCTTCGTAGGCCACTCTCAGAAGCAAGGCTACAGGTGTGCCGTGCTCAACCACCTGGGAGCCCTGCCCAACATCGAGCTGACCTCCCCTCGCATGTTCACCTACG GGTGCACGTGGGAGTTTGCCGCCATGGTGGGCTACATCAAGAAGGCGTACGCCCAGACCCAGCTGATTGTGGTGGGCTTCAGCCTGGGGGGCAACATCGTGTGCAAGTTCCTAGGGGAGAGCCAGGCCAACCAGGAGAGGGTCCTGTGCTGCGTCAGCATGTGCCAGGGATACAGCGCTCtcag GGCCCAGGAGACGTTCCTGCAGTGGGACCAGTGCAGGAGATTCTATAACTTCCTCATGGCCGACAACATGAAGAAGATTATCCTCTCACACAG gggGAGCTTGTTCGGAAGCTCGACCAAAATGGAGGACGGCGATCTGAGCAGATTGTTCACGGCAACGTCCCTCATGCAGATCGATGACAACATCATGAG ACACCGCCCAGGTGTGATACGGTGTCCTTCCTGTTTCTACAGGAAGTTCCACGGACACAGCTCCCTGAAAGAGTACTACGAGAAGGAGAGCTGTGTGCATTTTATTCACAAT GTTAACGTGCCACTGTTGCTGGTGAATTCTGCAGACGACCCCCTGGTGCATGAGTCACTGCTTACCATTCCTCGCACACTAGCAG AGAAAAAGGAGAACGTGATGTTTTCCCTGACACTACACGGGGGCCACCTGGGCTTCTTTGAGGGGGCGGTCCTCTTCCCCCAGCCGCTCACCTGGATGGACAAGGTCATCGTGAGTTACGCCAATGCCATCTGCCAGTGGGAGAAACAGAAACCGCCGTGCCAAAGCGGGCTCCTAAATGAGAGCCCCTGCCCAGAGAAGAAAGACTAA